The window CGCGGCATCACGCGGACATTGGCGTGGGAATTACCGGCATCGCAGGGCCGGGCGGCGGCACGCCGGCCAAACCCGCTGGCACCGTTGTCGTCGCGTCGAGCGCCGAAGAGGGTGCGCGGGTCCGCACGTATCACTTCCGTGGCGGCCGTCAGGCCGTGAAGTTCTGGGCGACGCAGACGGCCATGGACCTGGTGCGCCGCCGCTTGATCGGCGGGCGCACGTGAGGTTGTTTTTCGCGTTCGTGCCGGATGACGCGGCGCGCACGGCTGCGGCGGGCGTCGCCGCGAGCCTTCAGCACCGCCTCGCGGAGGCGGGGGCGCCGCGCGCGGTGAAGTGGGTCGAGCGGGACAACCTGCATGTGACGCTGCGGTTCCTTGGCGAGGTGGAGGAGACGCGTGCCGCATCGCTCGCCGATGCCCTTGCCGCGCCGCTGCCGCTTGCCCCGTTCAGCATGACGCTGGGGCCCGGCGGCTGTTTTCCGTCCTCGGGCGACGTTCGCGTCGCGTGGCTTGCCGTGCGCGAAGGCGTCGAAGAGGCGCGGCGGGTGTTCGAGCTGATCGACGCACGGTTGCAGCCGCTCGGGTTCGAGCGGGAGGCACGTGAGTACACGCCGCACCTGACGCTTGGCCGCGTCCGGGAGCTGGACCGGCGTCACGCGCGAAGCTTTCGAGCGTGGGTCGCTGAAGCGCCGCCGGCACTGGCGCGGACGCCCGTGCGGGGGGCGACGCTCTATCGCAGCCGGCTGTCGTCGACTGGTTCCCGTTACGAGGTGGTCTGCGAGATCGCGCTGCAATGATGATCTGGTTGCCTGTCGCCGGGTACCTTCTCGGCTCGATTCCATTTGCGTTCCTCCTGGCGCGAGGGATTGGCGGCGTCGACGTGCGGGCGGCCGGCAGCGGCAACGTGGGCGCCGCCAACGTCCTCCGGACGACGCGCCCCTCGATCGCAATCGCCGTGGTCGCGCTCGATCTCGCGAAAGGATCCGTCGCCGTGTGGCTTGCCGGAGAGCTGGGAGCCGAACCGGCGGCGCGGGCCGCGACGGGTGTGGCCGCGGTCGTCGGCCACGTCTATCCAGCCTGGCTGCGGTTCCGCGGCGGCAAGGGCGTGACGGTGGCCGCCGGCGCCTTCAGCGTGCTCGCGCCGGCCGCGACGGCCGTCGCGATCGCGATCTTCACCACCACCGTCTGGGCGACGAGGTTCGTGTCGCTCGGCTCGGTCGTGGCGGCGCTTGCGCTGCCTCCGCTCGTGGGTTCGATCGAACCCGCGGCGGGCGGCGATGCGCTCGTGTACGCGGCGTCGGCGGCGGCGACACTCATCGTGTTTCGACACCGGACCAACCTGCGCCGTCTCCTGAACCGCACCGAGCGGCGCCTGGGAGAAGCGGCATGAGCCGGATCGGGGTGCTTGGCGCCGGCAGCTGGGGCACCGCGCTTGCCATCCACCTGGCGCGCAACGGCCACCAGGTGCGCCTATGGGCGCGTGACCGCACGCTGGTCGCGCGCATGCGGGACGAGCGCCGCAACGGGGTCTACCTGCCAGACGCCGCGTTTCCGGCGGGACTGACCCCGACCGCGCAGCTCGATGTGGCGCTCGACGGGGCGGCCTACGTGCTCACCGCCGTGCCCTCGCACGGTCTTCGTGCGGTCATGCGGGACGCGGCACCGCTCATCCCCAGCGGCGTCACGATCGTCAGCGCGACGAAGGGCATCGAAGCGGAGACGCTTCGCCGGATGTCGGAGCTGATTGTCGAGGAGGCAGGGGACCGGCACGTGGTTGCCGTCGTCTCCGGTCCGAGCTTCGCCACCGAGGTGGCGCGCCGGCTTCCGACGGCGCTCAGTGTCGCGTGCGTTGACGCGGTGACGGCGACGACCGTGCAGCACGAATTTCGCGGGCCGTCGCTTCGCTTGTACGTCACCGATGATGTGGCGGGCGTGGAGATGGGGGGCGCGATGAAAAACGTCACCGCGATCGCCGCGGGCGTCGTGGACGGGCTCGGGCTCGGCCACAACGCGATGGCCGCGCTGATCACGCGCGGCCTCGCCGAGATGGCGCGGCTCGCGTGCGCCGTCGGTGCCCGGCGCGACACGCTGGCCGGGTTGAGCGGCCTGGGGGATCTCGTCCTCACGTGCACGGGCGAGTTGAGCCGCAATCGCACCGTCGGTGTCCAGCTCGGTCGCGGCCGGTCGCTCGAGGACATTCTTTCCGGCATGCGGATGGTGGCCGAGGGAGTGCGGACCACCGACGCGGCGCTCGCGCTCGGTGCGCAGCACGGCGTGGAGCTGCCGATCGCCGCGCAGATGGCCGCGGTGCTTCACGGGCGGGTCGCGCCCCTCGAAGCCGTGGAACGCCTGATGCTCCGGCCGCCCAGGGCCGAGCACTAGATCTTCTCGCCGTAAAGCCTGACACTAAGGTCATGGGATTCCTCGGGAAGATCCGGCAGGGGCTCGCGAAGACCACGCAGCAGATCGTCGAACGCTTCAGCTTCATCGACGAACCCGGACGCCGGAGCCGCCCCGTCGGCCTCGAGACGCTCGAGGCGCTTGAAGAGGCCCTGATTTCCGCGGATGTCGGCGTCGCCGCCGCCGATCGAATCGTCGCTGCCGTGCGCGCGCGCGCCGGGGAAGGCGATTCGCTCCGGCACCTGGTCAAGCAGGAGATTCATGACATCCTGGCGTCCACCAGCCGCGCGGCGACCAACGGCCAGGCCCCCCGCGTCGTGCTCGTCGTCGGCGTCAACGGGACGGGCAAGACGACCACGGTGGGGAAGCTTGCGCGCATCCTGAAAGACGAGGGCGGGCAGCCGCTGATTTGCGCGGCAGACACGTTCCGCGCCGCGGCCGTCGAGCAGCTCGAAGTGTGGGCGCAGCGCGCGGGCGTCGACATGATCCGCGCGCAGCAGGGCGCCGACCCGGCCGCCGTCGTGTTCGACGCCATCGCGTCAGGGAAGGCAAAGCAGCGCGACGTTGTGCTTGTCGATAC is drawn from Acidobacteriota bacterium and contains these coding sequences:
- the ftsY gene encoding signal recognition particle-docking protein FtsY — encoded protein: MGFLGKIRQGLAKTTQQIVERFSFIDEPGRRSRPVGLETLEALEEALISADVGVAAADRIVAAVRARAGEGDSLRHLVKQEIHDILASTSRAATNGQAPRVVLVVGVNGTGKTTTVGKLARILKDEGGQPLICAADTFRAAAVEQLEVWAQRAGVDMIRAQQGADPAAVVFDAIASGKAKQRDVVLVDTAGRLHTRVNLMAELDKIRRIAAREVEGAPHEVLLVLDATVGQNGIAQAKEFTQAAGVTGIVLTKLDGTAKGGVAVAIAHDLQLPIRYVGVGEGIDDLVPFSPEEYVDALFEEKW
- the thpR gene encoding RNA 2',3'-cyclic phosphodiesterase translates to MRLFFAFVPDDAARTAAAGVAASLQHRLAEAGAPRAVKWVERDNLHVTLRFLGEVEETRAASLADALAAPLPLAPFSMTLGPGGCFPSSGDVRVAWLAVREGVEEARRVFELIDARLQPLGFEREAREYTPHLTLGRVRELDRRHARSFRAWVAEAPPALARTPVRGATLYRSRLSSTGSRYEVVCEIALQ
- a CDS encoding NAD(P)-dependent glycerol-3-phosphate dehydrogenase, coding for MSRIGVLGAGSWGTALAIHLARNGHQVRLWARDRTLVARMRDERRNGVYLPDAAFPAGLTPTAQLDVALDGAAYVLTAVPSHGLRAVMRDAAPLIPSGVTIVSATKGIEAETLRRMSELIVEEAGDRHVVAVVSGPSFATEVARRLPTALSVACVDAVTATTVQHEFRGPSLRLYVTDDVAGVEMGGAMKNVTAIAAGVVDGLGLGHNAMAALITRGLAEMARLACAVGARRDTLAGLSGLGDLVLTCTGELSRNRTVGVQLGRGRSLEDILSGMRMVAEGVRTTDAALALGAQHGVELPIAAQMAAVLHGRVAPLEAVERLMLRPPRAEH
- the plsY gene encoding glycerol-3-phosphate 1-O-acyltransferase PlsY; protein product: MMIWLPVAGYLLGSIPFAFLLARGIGGVDVRAAGSGNVGAANVLRTTRPSIAIAVVALDLAKGSVAVWLAGELGAEPAARAATGVAAVVGHVYPAWLRFRGGKGVTVAAGAFSVLAPAATAVAIAIFTTTVWATRFVSLGSVVAALALPPLVGSIEPAAGGDALVYAASAAATLIVFRHRTNLRRLLNRTERRLGEAA